The Gadus chalcogrammus isolate NIFS_2021 chromosome 16, NIFS_Gcha_1.0, whole genome shotgun sequence DNA window aaagccaaagttcctttccccccaattcattctcaaccatggctgagataacccccactacgagtctcgttgtagaaataccagagacgagagtccgacgcgttatgcgccatcacaccaacagcggaacggttatccaaataacaaggaagtgtacaacacttgcgttacagtcctggagctctatatctaaataatatcatataatacatagatatctatatcaaataatacatattatcacggccaaaagctgtgtgcacgtccagacgatataatgaatcccaaaggacttcgtctggttctccgacgtctctggttcttcgacttccacatcaatctgtagtagacagaaccgcgcgctgcctgctgcctgctgccggcgcaaggcaccaccgcccggctgcccgctgccgggcggtggtgctttgcggcggtggtgcctcgcggcaaccggcggcaggcagcatgtcgcagttcatgtacttcgatgtcgttctgccattgcattcaaaattctgtaactagcctgttactacgaactaagcaactacaatacacgtattagcatttagcactagctcaatcacgactccttcagaattcttgtgggtggttacgaaccaaccaagtgggcagggccatgaataatagtttgacaacgctacgtcacagtgtcaccttatccagattggctcatttcttctgcctttttcctttcattgcctattgcattcagcagacaaactgcatagatttcaaacttaccacagctcacaaacttattcagacctatgttatttaacaaacaacaggaaaaatgtgattttaatggcatgggctctttaagcaATAACAGTCTGATATATCCAGTCTGAAGAACAGCACACATCCTTTTCTTTGAATCAATCCAAAAGTGCACCTTTATATACGTTATGTTTCACATCCATTTCTGATTAAAATAATCTGTGGCTTCATCGATAAGCCGGCTTAGTGAGCCGGACGTTGTTCTGAAACGCTGCCCTAACAACGGCACCCCTCTACTGTGATGTATTTTCTGTTTCACCCCAACCACAAAAAAACGAAAGGAATGGCTTGCAAAGCACCAGTTTGATAGTCTTTACCCAACCATGCGTGTGTCCAGGGTCAGCTCCTCTCTGGACTATAATTATGCTAGAATTGGCACATTGCTGATCAGATTTTTGTTAAAAGGAGCATTCCTTTATTTATTACTATATGTGTGCTTGTGGTTTAAAGACAAGGCTCCACAGCAACTCTGAAACAATCTTGATTTTGCACCTTTCCTGTCTTTATTGCATTATCAACTACACCCCCTTCAAGGACAACGGCAGCCTCCGACTGGCAGGTCTGAGAGCAGGGCATCCAGCGGTAGACTTAACCCTCACAATTGTAAGATATATCCTCCGCCATCATGTTTTGCCAACCACTAGATTGAGAAAAGCCAAAGGGCTATTCCACTTCGTCTACTATAGTTGTGCTTGTTCTTGTGGTGTTCTCATTACAAATAGAAGATCTTGTAAACGCTGAACCTTACCACAGGGGTTTCCCTCCACAGCATCCAGGAGATTGGCCGTTGAGTTCGCTGTGACAAGACTGGAAACATGCTAAGAAAGACAACGCTTTCTAACTAACATGGGAATCATCATATTTAACAACACTCATGTGATGTTTCAAATATTGGAAGTAAATTAAAGCATTTATGTCGTCACTACATTCCAGCATTAACCATTTTACATAATGGTCTCAGTGCAGGAGCCGCTAGGCTTAACTTCCACGTTATTGTTTGGATTAATGTTTAGGAGTACATTTGTACTACAAAAATGATTACGTAAATAGTTTAATATGTAAGAGCCAATGCGCTTGGAGCAGTATAGTGGCCAATGGTGAAAACGTTTTGATTATCTATTGTTTTTTGATATAAATAATAGTTTATTCTCTACATAATTATTGCGTAAATATATTTACAGACAGAAATGAGAACCAGAAGAGTCATGTCCAGCTTTATGCAGGAAGGACACCAAgacccccctgacccctgcAGACACCGGGACCCAAGTGGTGCTGGGCTTGTATGttgatattattaattataataaaacaCGTTCATATGATTCGACTTGAAGGATACGAATGGTGTTTCAGCAGTGTCCTCCGTTTAGACTTTTTCCGCTTAGTCTTTTCTGAGAAGGTTCTGGCAATTTCAAACAGCTTCTTTCTTGTGGCTACACAAGAGAAAAGAGGACAACGGTCAGCACATTTCAAAATGTAAACGGTCCAAAGTCATCATAAAAAGTTGAGGCGCATTACATTTGCccatgtgtttgagtttgtcctGGAACAGGGCCTCATCCGATTCCCCGGGGTTGGAAGGACAATGCTCCCCTGGGTAAAAAGAATGAACATGTTGTGAGGAAGTCCCTCAACCTGTCACGGTTCACGGTTTCCCAGAAAGCTTGATTAAGATCTACCTGCAGAATTCTCCAGGCTAGATGAATGATTGGACTTCAACTTCTTTGATTCATACTTCAAGCGATCTACAAAAACAGAAGAGGTGTTAGGAACACTGTTTACCAGTGGTGAGGAGAGAAAGTCAcacaatacatttacatttagggcatttagcagacactgtTAACCAAAGTGACTTAAAGGACCGaacggttaatacacacattgacacaccgacggtggagtcaaccacgcacGGGGACAGCAAGCTCGTCAGGAGTAGTTAGgcttaagtgtcttgctcagggacacctcgacaaaCGGAGttaacctgctctacctcctgagctaagccgacccctaACCAACACACTAACTAACCAACAACCAACACAGCAAAGCATCGACCCCCACGGCATGGGATTCACCGCAGAGCCAGAAGATACAACTCAAGGAAACCTTCATGGAGATACCTGCTCCAGATACATCCTGAACCCGATCCgatattcaaagtgtatttctaATTATAAGTGTTATACAATATTTTTCAATAGTAGCGCTATTCGATTCTTGTATAATTGAGTTAAATAGGAGGACTCACAGACCAAAGGGATGGCCAACAGGATCTAAAATTGTCATTAACAAtaggcatttttacactgccaagcaggTACGGTCGCAACTTGGCACACCCTGAAATCTTACTGTCTTGCCTGTGTACAACCGAGGAAAATCCGCCTTCGTCAAGGAgctggctttcttggttcattgGAGTAGGTGGGACTACGCACCGAGAGTAGACCTCTTTTGAATAATATGCTTACTCTGAATGTTTTTCTATTTATTCAAGCCACTCACATGCACTAATCAGTAGACGACATCTAAGTGTAGGCTATTTTGTGCAAAAActccaacatattctttattttgctggcCACATGTTTATCgtgacaaaagcctcgtaaggaaagATCCTCTACGTCTTTCTCGTAGATAACACCAGCTTTCAACGTGTTTGTTaaatacgactgcatcaccttctctcccatgatggtccaCAGTTTGCGGATTTTaccgtctctccagttagaactaatcatgttgatatcgctgcgttgtttCTTTTGTAGAGACAAGGCAGCAACACATCTATCCAAGTCCCGGCCCTGGAACCACAAAGCCGTCTAATCGGATTTACATGAAAATTAAACCCCccccaatatgtgtagggtccgagggggtaaattggggtgcgaaATCAAACGCGCGGACCATGCCGGGGAAAAGCCGGCAtagacgggcatatttggcagtttAAAAATGTTAGATAACTGTGCACCCCACTAGCTTCCACTCAGCTGTAGTTTTTAACTCTATAAAACAGAGGTAGGGACGTTAAAAGGCCAAAGCAGTAGAGGCAATAGTAAAGTCAGTTAGGTTTACTGTTTCTCTACTAGCCTGGCTAGTAGGAAAAATAATCCAGATTCACCCTGTTGAAAACATACCTCTTTCCAGAGCAATAAGGAAATCGTGGTTTCGCTGCAACTCCCTCATGAATTCCTCATTCTGCAGGAACATGGCAATGCGCTCATCTTCCAGGTACTGTTTCAGCTTCCCCTCCGGTTCAGTAGCTGCCCCTCTTGACCCTGAGGCACTGCCGGTTCCCCCAGTGGCCGGCGCGGAGCGGGCCCGGGTCGTCTGTTGGCTCTCAGAGATGACGGGGTTCGGCTGGGATGGCCAGAGGTTAAACGGTCATGGAGAAATATAGAAATACACCTCATGGCTCGCATCAGAGTACCATCACATTTCTTTAACAACTTGTTCACTTAAGATCAAGCTGGAAAGAGATCCCTGCTTACTTTAATGTGTTCTAGTTGTTGGGGCAAGATGCGTAGGAAGTCTTCTGGGAGGTTCCCTAAAAGCGGAGGATTCCAGTGCCGGTAGCTTCCCACCTGGCAAAGAGTAGACGGCTGGGCTTCAAACCTACAAATCATACGAGGAGAAGGGATACAGCCATATCATGTTTGAAGCCAATAGCCAAACAACCCAACAATCACATGAGGAGAAGGGATACAGCTATACCATAAATGAAACCAATAGCCAAACCCCCATCCATTCATTTTATGATGAGATGGCCAGAGGAAGGACTGTGACATGGTACATGCTCAGGACAGTGAGATGGTACATGTTACACGTTCAGGACAGTGACATGGTACACGTTACATGTTCAGGACAGGGATATGGTGCACGTTACATGTTTAGGACAGTGACATGGTACATGCCAAGGAGAGTGACATTGTACACGTTCAGCACAGTGACATGGTACACGTTCAGGACAGTGACAAGTTAAACGTTGAGGACAGTGACTTGGTACACGTTGAGGACAGTGACATGGTACACGTGGAGGACAGTGACATGTTACACGTGGAGGACAGTGACATGGCACACCTTCAGGACAGTGACATGGTACACGTGGAGGACAGTGACATGGTACCCGTTAAAGACAGTGACATGGTACCCGTTAAAGACAGTGACATGGTACACCTTCAGGACAGTGACATGGTACTGTGGTAGAAatgaatgattatattctatggtaaactatgattattattaggcctgtatatctaatggtagaaaacatttaaGGTGTCTCTGGATTCTGATCCAGAGCTTGGAGCCTGGGAGTCGGGGTTAAGGCGTGCTGACCTCAGCCTAGTATCTTGGGCTATCTTTGTTGACCATTTgctgaccattcaggttaagacggatttatgactgaatggaggcggacacctcaaggagaaactgctctgtttgtgtgtaaaaaaaGACGCTGGAGTTTGTGAACCgccagtgactttgcaaacccactcggctgttatcgttgttgttgtttttaaaaacGATAAAGTCTATTGTCaatacttgctccggacccctcggtttcttttactctctcttaaattagtcgaagtgttttatatctcggttaaaaTCTACCACAGTACAAGTTCAGGACAGTGACATGTTACATGTGCCATGTAACTGTCCTGAACATTTACTATGTCACTGTCATTGACATGGGTAGCTGGGCCCAGGAGGTCAAACCTCATCCATTCGGGTTATAAGCTATGGATACAATCCTGTTAACCGGTAGGTTGAACCAAAAATCAAATTAATGCAAACTAAAATACATAATTTTCATtttcacgctcacacacaacggtaaataaaaagcattaaaaagctgtattaaaaaaaaaaggaaaaaaaagctaTATGCCACTCCAAAAGTGTATACcttgggggaggagcctgtggaTACTTCCTGTCATGTGCGTGCAGGTCGTATGTTGGAGGAGAGTAGCCGGGGGGCGGTTCCTCGTCTGAACTGTCAGGCTCCAAAGTTCTCTCCAGAATCTAGATAGAGCACATCATTACAATACTTAACATTTGTCACAAGTACGTTAATTCAAATTCCCCAACAGTATTCAGGGCTCCAACTAAAAAAGGTCAAGTTAAACGTCCCTGTTGAGTTAACTTATCTCATTAGTCCACTTGTAACCTTTGAGTAAAATAACTCATATACATCATCATGTGTGTTCTACATCTTCATAGAATTTAATATCCACTATATATCCTAGAATGCATCAAACAATCTTTCATGGAATACCATTGGGAAAAAAATCTATTATTAATTGGGGATTTGAACCATTTGCCTCCATAACCTCAGGCAACGCTCTACCATTTGAGTACAGAGAGACTTTTTTCAATAGGGGAGATGAAAACATATTTTAGAAGAATATCCCAAAACATTCACCATCACTAACTAATATAAATGTTTGAAGCAAcaatgtaataaagaatcacAAAAGAAAGTTGAGACCTGCATGGTAGGATATGACATGTTTCAGGTTGTCCCTGGCACTTACACATTATGCTGACCAATGGGCCACATAATCCAAGTAGAAAACAGGGTTCATGGAATTGTGTGGAAAATAGAGGGACTAGTTCAATTAGACTTAGTTTGGTTAGAACTGGTTTATTGGCCTGGGAGGAGATGAACATTTAAATGTCTTCAGTTATATAAAAACTGCGGAATATGTAGTGAGGAAGAGGACAATGGTCCCCATGGAGAGGTGGTAGGCCATGAGAAGCTGCATCATTTGAAACTAAGGTTGTGTGAGGATGCGTTAAACGGGACCTGGGAATTAGCCTTTTAAACTAAAAACCTGGACCCGTTGGTTGCACTAGAGACGGCTTGATTGGTCCCCATTTTCAGATTTTTACATTTTGGGCTGATCTCAATCAAGCTGGACATTTTGGCAAGAAGTGAGCCAGGAGAACATGACTAAAGAAGGGTTCAAATTAGGAGGAGCGTTTGGGAGATATGGCTTCTTCATCCAACACGGCGGCATAATATCTTTGTAGCCGCCAGACCGTTTAGAAACTCTTGATACATTTTTCCTATTCAAGCTAACATGCCTATTTTCCTTTCCAAGTGGCGTTTGCGTCCCTGGAGGCTCTACAATGACGGATTACCGCATGGGCAAAGTGGGCACATGTTCAGGGCCCTGGCCAAGTGGGGGGcccttgatatatatatttaattattttctaatttattttttttataaaaaaaaaaatccaatggCCAAGACTTTCGTCATAAAAAGATTGGAATGTCTTTGAtttgcaaaataaatacatcattaaAAAAGATGAATAACGGGACGTGACGTCAATGTCGTAGTGCTTGGTCAACGTTCAATTTCCCAGTCACAATGGAAAAACGTGTGCTAAGCGGGTCTGCATAGCgtaaacgaaagaaagaaaaatacactgaagtagggctgggcgatatgggccaaaatgaatatctcgatattttttttactatatctcgatgcacgatatatatctcgatatattttgaatctcctctagagcacatcataaatgctcgagtcaaccatgtctggcataatgttacgtcagtaataattctagtattactgaaacataagtctgcatgtagattacatgaaacaacatattgtttaaactcattagtgctttctattggaacaatttagaacttgcacataagaaaaggaaaatcacagcaagttagatttaccaacacagcatttattcaaaccgttaattatttattaacagtttgaataataattattatatatacactgccaGACGAAGGATCCAGTGCTATTCTTTTTCCAAACCAAATCCTCcgtttccatccttttttctctctctggctgttctcactcaccggtcggaggtacacacacctatAGCAGCGCGCCTTCCAGACTACGTCACACATGCGCGTCCATGAGTCCATCTCGTGGACTCGCAAtgggcggggggagtgagtgtgtttagagAGCCACAGGTAAGAGCGAGAGAagttaaacaaaccccgagaagcccaatccctatgagctccccacgctacggccatccggaagcttttggccgtgatattatgtaaacaattatattatattatatacagggttttttctagaaaaaaaaagtagcagggaGTAGACCCCTGCGCAAAGCCGAGGGAGCAACGCGACCGAGGCGGGGGATGGTATGGAAGGGGGGTATCCCCCTTCCACGGCGcgaagcctttgaaaaaataatgattaaatggtacattctgaggctatcttagagagaaattctagctcttgtggtcatcctgaaaaactaaaatactatcaacttttggtagacttgtacaactttaccctgtaaataaacacgacaaatttcaaaaatattggctaaacttttattaagtaggacaaatcacaacagcagccgtctgttcctgagactgccccaacggctcactgccttgtcaaaatcaaattgatcaattgcaggcccctcaatactgatcctgaggaggtggttcagggtagcgttagtcatggtagacctcctgtgccatgcctctatggaacaagttttggggctctagagtcaataatggcgacgctatagaaatgttactattgttgacgttttcagttttgcactttgcagacggtccctaagctcgcggctgaaagccgactgctcgtagaagccaatgcaattcagttttgcactttgcagacggtccctaagctcgcggctgaaagccgactgctcgtagaagccaatgcaattcaccgttcgctaaagacggctcgtttggatgaaaactatgttgtagctggttctcggttactacacttttattgggctaattcggccgtgcagctgccatttagttccctgctacgggttccctggtaacagggaaccctgttcgactgttcgttttgctctcgcaaaactcttgatcaacactcagcatttgtttatttctgtcgttcattgaagccgctcctccatgctgcagttcaccccggactgcaccgagtttgacggttgaacgctggttggctgtaacgttacacatgtcactcagtgaccacgctgttgaacgctgattgcctgtcatcacgcgaaattcgcatcaaagttgaaatattttaacttgagcgaatttgtcgcgccacaaatcctcgtgaacgcgctcgcctgtgcacggcgaaagtgtggcgcgaatACATTTatttcgcccgatacgcgtcccTACATTCACTTTGTATGAGATCTTGTTCGTGACAGGGGCATTTTATACAGAGAACATCTGGAGAACATCTCGCGATATATCACATGtattcgatatatcgcccagccctacactGAAGTACTGCCCTGGTACAACAAATGAAGAGTTTAGATGCAAAAGCCTCCAAGTCTGTCCGACTACTTTTTTTCTAAACCACCTTTTTTATCAGGCTTTTATGCTCAAGTTCTGTCATTTAATTTTAAAGGCAATCATAAGGTTattatttaatgaataaaattaaaataatttcaGAAATGacactttttttaaaaaggggaaAGCTAACACAATCAATAATAAATTATACATTTCTAACGCCCGGATTCCACCGCGTTACAGCTTTgactctgccctgcttgcatttccaccaggtgcgttacggcagcgcaacgctgccttgcgagccagccgtgtTCACGcaagatcacgagatcacgcgataatcctaaacctaatgtactgaacttccactcccaaaacaactgcaattaaatgccacgctttgtccttccggccattgcccttaaaaaaaggatgatttggtacataaatgacttcatgttgctgaacttcgacaatgagtctctcatcgtccatgttgccgaccctctgtgaccctttgattgattgactgctgacctggtgccaccggtcatgacgtaataatgttgatgtgaagttgtgataggctacatgagcatgagtattgtgttttatttagaaaattgaccggatgctctatggcttttactttttcacttcctgccctgctcgatctgctctgttgaaattgacgcggttcagcaacagcttgcggcaaaaatagaaatgctacggaatgatagcgctgcgtcaccgcgagccgctcctgggacgctgctgagacgttccgcagccgcgcccggtggaaatggtctcattgattagagtggaacccatctactgcggtgaccgcggccaagacgtgccacagccgtaacgctgccggtggaatcaggccttaaGGGGGTTTGGGATGTgtagatggggaggggggggtaaatATCCATGTTCCAGACTAATTTTCGAATGAAACCTGCAGTCATGTACTAGTCCCATTCCTCTGCAGACACTAAAAAAGGCAAAAGGCCCAAATATATAATACTACCACTACCtcttctaataataataacgaaagTCACAAAGCATAACTTCAATGGCACAAAATgccaacacatttattttaacataAGAGAAGTCAAATACATTCAAAATATCTGCAGTACACAAAAATATACTAAATTATGATATGAGGTAGAAATGAATATAAATGctaaatttaaaaaataaaaattcgaacaatataaaaaaaataatggaaaAAAGTGAAAAGTGGTCAAATAGATTAATTTCTGATGTTTGGGCATTAGATTAAACTGTAAAAAAGCTAATTACGTTACAAGAGGCTGACAAGAGGTAATGTAACGTGGAACTCATCTGTCATAAAATGACCATTAGATTCAGTGTAGTGTGTGAACAGTGCAACATTTTCTGATAAAAACTCAAGTATAAAACACACATTAGATTCAAATATTATAGAATAAAGATTGAAAGAACAGTGCAAAATGTTCTGATATAAACTCTTGTGCAAACACAATATCAGATTAATATAGTAGTAAAATCAAGTATGCGAGAACGTGCAAATTGTTCTGATATTATAAACTCttgtacaaaaacaatacaagATTAAAATAGTATAGTGACAAATCAAGTATGTAAGAACAGTGCAAAATGTTCTGATAAAAACAGATGAAAACTTATTTTCtgataaatacaataaaaaggttGCATGCCATGCACTAGGTGTGGTGTTATAAGCCGTTAAAAgtcgttttggaaatctgccccatatgacatcacagctggcgtgtccacctagatgtatgacggatagatgagcaatgtttgctacagtccactgtgtAGGCTGGtaaactgatctatccagcacacatctaggtggacatgcccacctcTGATGTCATAAGGGTCAGATTTCCCAAACagcttgtaacagctaatcacaccacacctggtggcatgtcatgggacctttaagaaggCATTCATTCATCCTCAAGGTCTTGTTCTATGTCCTTCTCACCAGCACTTGACAGGACATTGTCATAGAAGTCCTGAACGGCTCTTGGCACTCCCAACTCACGCAGCAGCTTCAAAACATCAGTCTTTTTGGCTTCCTTGACGCAGTTCAAATCAGGAAGAGGAGCCGGCTTGAACTGAGACCACTTCTTACCTCGCTTCAGGACAGAGTGCTGAAAAAAATTCTCCAGCAAACAAAGGCTTGAATCCAAGTTTGTCACCACAGATTTTCAGCACTTAATCTTGAAAGATCTCTGCGATGCTGTAAATGTGgctgcttcttttttttctttaatcgTAGCACTGCCAATCTTTTCCATATTGATGGACATTGCCATGCTTCCGCAGAATGCTGACATATTCCTCTGGCAACAGAATAGTTGGTTGCTTTCTGATGTCCTGCTCCACTCTTCCAAAAACCCGGTCTGCTGGAAGAAAACTGTGCCCTCTTATcggaaaaaaatattgaatgtcAAGCTGAGGGTAAAGCTGGGATCTCAGCGCAAACAATATTGCAAGAACATTGATGTTTTTGTTCTTAACATAGCAGGATTCAGAGAAAAGTCGGAGGCTCTGAAACTGGCACAGATCTTCTTGGGCCACTTTGGTGAGGAAATGCTGCAAGGCTAAAGCGAAGGTGTTGCTGTCTTTTGAATTCTCAGATTCCATCCAGGTGTAAAGATTGATATCATGCCGGCTCTGCGGTTCTCCGCGGCCACGGTGACAAACTACCCCgaacacatacaaatatagaTGCCAGGAGTAGTATGTCTGCCCGATGGCAGACTTGGGAAGCAGCAG harbors:
- the cuedc1b gene encoding CUE domain-containing protein 1b isoform X2 — encoded protein: MTSLFRRNSNGGSRNGGPDGGGGPTSGQLNNSRPNRQIRRLEFNQAMMDFKTMFPTMEYEVIECVLRSNNGAVDATIDQLLQMSIDGNCSDDSSDSEDSISPEILERTLEPDSSDEEPPPGYSPPTYDLHAHDRKYPQAPPPRFEAQPSTLCQVGSYRHWNPPLLGNLPEDFLRILPQQLEHIKSQQTTRARSAPATGGTGSASGSRGAATEPEGKLKQYLEDERIAMFLQNEEFMRELQRNHDFLIALERDRLKYESKKLKSNHSSSLENSAGEHCPSNPGESDEALFQDKLKHMGKSTRKKLFEIARTFSEKTKRKKSKRRTLLKHHSLVTANSTANLLDAVEGNPCEEDGQSRRVDIPEESEQHKS
- the cuedc1b gene encoding CUE domain-containing protein 1b isoform X1, producing the protein MTSLFRRNSNGGSRNGGPDGGGGPTSGQLNNSRPNRQIRRLEFNQAMMDFKTMFPTMEYEVIECVLRSNNGAVDATIDQLLQMSIDGNCSDDSSDSEDSISPEILERTLEPDSSDEEPPPGYSPPTYDLHAHDRKYPQAPPPRFEAQPSTLCQVGSYRHWNPPLLGNLPEDFLRILPQQLEHIKPNPVISESQQTTRARSAPATGGTGSASGSRGAATEPEGKLKQYLEDERIAMFLQNEEFMRELQRNHDFLIALERDRLKYESKKLKSNHSSSLENSAGEHCPSNPGESDEALFQDKLKHMGKSTRKKLFEIARTFSEKTKRKKSKRRTLLKHHSLVTANSTANLLDAVEGNPCEEDGQSRRVDIPEESEQHKS